In a single window of the Veillonella sp. genome:
- a CDS encoding OmpH family outer membrane protein has product MMRMMNNKANVKIFSIVIAAIFIIGIGALAYTQMATPSGNSGNSTIGVIDTSRMMSQDNPIYISAAQEYMSYQSQLQQETQAKIDAAQDDATKQKLAEEARQNLAKKDQEIAKSVQDKAMEAAKAVGDAKGLSVVMTKDTVLYGGVDITDQVLKKLASDAKK; this is encoded by the coding sequence ATGATGCGAATGATGAACAACAAGGCGAATGTGAAAATCTTTTCCATCGTCATTGCTGCTATTTTTATTATTGGTATTGGCGCATTAGCGTATACACAAATGGCTACGCCAAGCGGTAATAGCGGTAATAGTACAATTGGTGTTATCGATACATCTCGTATGATGTCTCAAGATAATCCAATTTATATCTCTGCAGCTCAAGAATATATGAGCTATCAAAGCCAATTACAACAAGAAACACAAGCTAAAATTGATGCAGCTCAAGATGATGCGACTAAACAAAAACTTGCTGAAGAAGCTCGTCAAAACTTAGCAAAGAAAGATCAAGAGATTGCCAAATCTGTTCAAGATAAAGCTATGGAGGCTGCAAAAGCAGTTGGCGATGCTAAAGGTTTAAGCGTTGTTATGACTAAAGATACTGTATTATACGGTGGCGTAGACATTACAGATCAAGTATTGAAAAAACTAGCTTCTGATGCCAAAAAATAA
- the lpxD gene encoding UDP-3-O-(3-hydroxymyristoyl)glucosamine N-acyltransferase: protein MEKTLQELATLVGGRVVGDGSIVITETRSFEQAVKQSITFAVGEYVEHIALCQAGAVIVESEVKDAPMAQIVVDNAKAAFAQVLELFHPPVVVPREVHSTAIIGNNVTIGKNVAIGAYCVINDNAVIGDDVTIRPYVYIGHNVRIGEGSDIYAGAIVHENCILGKRVVLRAKAVIGGEGFGFATENGVHTHIPQVGNVILEDDVEVGSCTTIDNATMGSTLVRRGTKIDNLVHLGHNVEIGEDCFLIAQVGIAGSTKCGNHVIFAGQTGCTGHITIGDNVQFAGKTGITGNVPSNSIMAGYPMRPHKEWLKLAAYENRLPDMVKTVKQLQKEIDALKAQLKES, encoded by the coding sequence TTGGAAAAAACTTTACAGGAACTCGCAACATTAGTAGGCGGTCGTGTTGTAGGTGATGGCTCTATTGTTATTACTGAAACACGTAGCTTTGAACAAGCAGTAAAACAATCCATAACTTTTGCAGTAGGTGAATATGTTGAACATATTGCGTTATGCCAAGCGGGTGCTGTGATCGTTGAATCTGAAGTGAAAGATGCACCGATGGCACAAATCGTAGTCGATAATGCAAAAGCAGCATTTGCACAAGTGTTAGAACTCTTCCATCCACCTGTTGTTGTTCCTAGAGAGGTGCATAGCACAGCTATTATTGGTAACAATGTAACAATAGGCAAAAATGTAGCTATTGGTGCCTATTGTGTAATTAATGATAATGCAGTCATTGGTGATGATGTAACAATACGTCCATATGTTTATATTGGACATAATGTGCGTATTGGCGAAGGTTCTGATATTTACGCTGGCGCTATTGTTCATGAAAATTGTATTTTAGGCAAACGCGTTGTATTACGTGCTAAGGCCGTAATTGGTGGCGAAGGCTTCGGCTTTGCTACAGAAAATGGTGTACATACACATATTCCACAAGTTGGTAATGTTATTCTCGAAGATGATGTTGAAGTTGGTTCTTGTACAACTATCGACAATGCTACAATGGGATCGACTTTAGTACGTCGTGGTACGAAGATTGACAATCTTGTTCATCTTGGTCACAATGTTGAAATTGGTGAAGATTGCTTCTTGATTGCTCAAGTTGGTATTGCAGGAAGTACTAAATGTGGTAATCATGTTATCTTTGCTGGACAAACTGGTTGTACTGGTCATATTACGATTGGTGATAATGTACAGTTTGCTGGTAAAACTGGTATTACGGGTAATGTACCATCCAACTCTATTATGGCGGGCTATCCAATGAGACCTCATAAAGAATGGTTAAAATTGGCTGCTTATGAAAATCGTTTGCCAGATATGGTGAAAACTGTAAAACAATTACAAAAAGAAATTGACGCTTTGAAAGCACAGCTTAAGGAGAGCTAA
- a CDS encoding lysophospholipid acyltransferase family protein, producing MYRFMKIFSAFICLLPKGLQYAIGTLFGEIAWLAVPPKRKRLAIGQILFCNITDDPKEARRIAKASTTRFGRMIIDVLRYPEIKDGAYKDMVEFINREYLDDALENGRGAILAAVHSGNWELLGGVLASEGYPLISVAMKQNGDADKFINEYRRIMHQHVTYKTGVREMINELKKGAFLGLIMDQDPGDDGVLVPFFGYETLTAAGPAVLARMQDIPIIFVTIHYSPFSEKHEIEVHPPIYVERTDDKKRDIAVTTTLLNEFIEDYIRRYPEDWFWLHNRWKWTRRFYGEQIETPPDVFH from the coding sequence ATGTATAGGTTTATGAAAATCTTTAGTGCCTTTATTTGCTTATTACCTAAAGGTTTGCAATATGCTATTGGTACATTGTTTGGCGAAATTGCGTGGTTAGCGGTGCCGCCTAAACGCAAGCGCCTAGCAATAGGCCAAATTCTATTCTGTAATATTACAGATGATCCCAAAGAAGCTCGACGTATTGCGAAAGCTAGTACTACACGCTTTGGTCGCATGATTATTGATGTACTACGCTATCCAGAAATTAAGGATGGCGCATACAAAGATATGGTGGAGTTTATTAATCGAGAATACCTAGATGATGCCTTGGAAAATGGTCGAGGTGCCATCTTAGCCGCTGTTCACAGTGGTAACTGGGAGCTCCTTGGCGGTGTTCTTGCTTCGGAAGGGTATCCATTGATTTCTGTGGCGATGAAACAGAATGGTGATGCGGACAAGTTTATCAACGAATATCGTCGTATTATGCACCAACATGTAACCTATAAAACTGGTGTACGAGAAATGATTAATGAGCTTAAAAAAGGTGCTTTTTTAGGCCTTATTATGGATCAGGATCCTGGAGATGATGGCGTGCTTGTACCCTTCTTTGGTTATGAAACATTAACGGCTGCAGGTCCAGCAGTACTGGCTCGTATGCAAGATATACCTATCATTTTTGTGACTATACATTATAGTCCGTTTTCTGAGAAACATGAGATTGAAGTACATCCTCCAATTTATGTGGAACGTACAGACGATAAAAAGCGTGATATAGCTGTAACTACAACTCTTTTAAATGAGTTTATTGAAGATTATATTCGTCGATATCCTGAAGATTGGTTCTGGCTTCACAATCGTTGGAAGTGGACACGTCGTTTCTATGGCGAACAAATTGAAACACCTCCAGATGTATTTCACTAG